The genome window TATGACTGAAAACGGCAAAAAGCAACTTTCTAAGCTTTATACTATTTTGATGGCACTTTTGGCAATCGTATCGATCGTCTTAGTTATTATGGATTATGCGTCGCTAATTAATATTGAAATTAGCCCGTATTCTTATCTAGACAGTGGAATCTTAATCGTTTTTGCGATCGATTATTTTGCGCGATTGCTGCTATCAAAAAACAAGTGGCAATTTTTTAAGAGTAACATCTTTGACCTTTTGGCGATTATTCCCTTTAACTCGCTTTTTTCAGTTTTTCGCCTGACGAGACTTTTTCGCTTGGCACGCCTGACCAAAGCCCTGCGATTTATCAGATTAGTTGGCTTGACTGGCAAATTGCAAGAGTCGGCAAAGCGCTTCTTAAAAACTAACGGACTCATTTATTTGATTATCATATGCGGGATTATTTTGATTATTTCATCGGTTCTTTATTCGCTTGCTGAAAATGTTTCGCTTGAGAACGCATTTTGGTGGGCGATTGCAACTGCCACGACGGTCGGCTACGGGGATATTTCGCCGCAAACGCCGGTCGGTCGGTTCGCCGCCATCATGCTGATGTTTGTTGGAATCGGGTTAATTGGCTCAATCACTAGTGCGATTACAACTTTCTTTACTCAGAATAAAGAGGATAACAATACCGAAATTATTCTGCGCAAGCTGGACGAAATCGAGCGGGAGAACCAGCAACTTCATGCTGAAATTTCAAAGCTCAACCGGGAAAAATAATTATTTTACACCGACGTATCCAGTGTCATTGAGCATTTTCTGACCAGCGGGACTTAATAACCACTGAACGATTTTTTGAGGATTTTCTTTGCCGTCACTGCGAGTTACTGCATAAATTGGGATCACGAACGGATATTTGTTTGATTTAATATTTTCGGCAGTCGGGGCAATTTCGTTGACGTCTAAAATTTTGGTCTCAGAATCGGAATTGATTTTGGTAGCATCAATCCGAGTCGCGTAACCCAAGGCTTTTCGATTGTTGTCATAGTTGGCACGTTTGACATAAGTCTGAATCCCGAAAGTTCCTTGATATTGTAAAGGATCACGCAACGACTTGCCCTTCATCACTAGTTCTTTCATTACTATTTGACTGTTAGAAGCAGGATCGTTTTGAAATGCTTGAATTAATCCTTTTTCATCGCAGACTTGTTGCCAACGCATGAATTTTCCTTGGTATATTTTTCGCATCTGATTAGGAGTCAAGCTCATAATTGTGTTGTTGTGATTTACGAGAAAGACCAGCGCTTCTTTGGCAATTGGGACTTTATTTAGCTTCAAACCGGCTTTTTTGGCTGCCTGCTCCTGGGCGGGAGTGGGTTTAGGCATTAAGACGAGATCGGTTTTTTGCTTCAACAGTTTCTTGAAGGCTCCATCTGTCGTATCAACTTGCCACGATTCTTGCGCTTTAGTGGGGGCAATTCCTTCGTAACCCAGCTCGATCAGTCCAACCGCCAAGGGCGAAAATTCAGCAGCCCCAGTAATTTGCGGATAGTCGCTGGTAATTTGGAGGTTTGAGGATTTCGGAATCTGAGCTAACTCAGCGCTCGCTGCATAATTTTCGTCGTTTAAACTACCCTTAGGTTCGTGATAATCAATCTCATCTTTGGATGTATCGTGATAATCTGAGCCGACAAATAACTCGTTATGCTTTGAATTTAAGAAAAATGGGATTATCGCTAAACTCGCCACTAATAAAATTGGAGCGATGATTTTAGGCGTTAAACGTGGGAGCCGTCGTTGAGTTTTCCACCAGTAAAACCCGATACCCAATAAACTTGAAATAAATGTGATAAAAATTAAGACCGGGATTGCACCTGCTCCATTATAAATTAAAAAAATTCCAAGAAATCCATACGGCAGAAGGACAATCCAGTACCAACCTGGGAGTTGAATATACTTAAAGTTATTACCAGTTATTACTAAGAAATATAAGATCATATGTACACTCAAAAATATAAACTGAACAATGAATTGTTGACGTAAATCATGATGCTTTTTACTATAGAAATATCGATAACAAGAATTAGCTAATGAGATCACAATGCCCACTGTTGGCATTCTTACTATTAGACCTACAACGCCAATCACAAGCGGTGAAATAATAAAAGTGCTGATCCATAAGTTGAGTTTAATTTTCAAAAGATGCGCCTTTCTTTTTTGCGTTTTAATATATAATGAAGAAAAAACATCATAAAGGCAAGAATAATGCAAAAAAATAAGCGATTCGATCAAAATTGGAAATTTTGGTTTGTCATAGTTGCGCTTCTAATAGTTAGTATAAACGCAGTTCTGAGTGAGCCTGCACCGCACCCTCACGCCACTCATTTGAAGCCAAAAAAGAAAAAGCCGACGCCCATTAACCAAGAAGCTTTGAAGGAAGCTAAGATCTACTCTGGGGTCTTATATTTGTCTGAGACGCAAATTTATGAGAAATTAACTTACGAATACGGAGACAATTTCTCGCCAGAGACCGCACAAGCAGTGATCAAGCACTTAAAGATTGATTTCAACACAAACGCCTTAGCTCGAGCAAAGGATTATTCAAACAAGGAGCATTTATCGAAAAATAAGATTTATGATTATCTGATCACAGACAAGTTCACCGCAGCTCAGGCGAATTATGCGGTCGAGCATTTAAAAGTCGACTATAACGAAAACGCTTTATTAATAGGAAAGTCATACTCAGAGACGGATCATTTGTCGAAAAATAAGATTTACAAGCAACTTATTGATAAACTCGATGGAAGTTTTTCGGTCAAAAATGCTAAATACGCAGTTAAACATCTTGAGGTCAACTATAACGAAAATGCTCTATTCAGGGCAAAATCATTCTTGGAGGAGGAGCCGTTGTCGAAAAAAGGAATTTACGACAAATTGGCTGGTAATTTCGGTGAAGAGTTTACGGCCGAGAATGCGCAATACGCAGTCGCTCATCTTGAGGTTGACTACAATAGTAATGCACTCGCAAAGGCTAAAACTTACCGTGAAGACTCGGATATATCAGATGGAGATCTTCGTGAGCAATTGGACGCTCGCGGCTTTACTCCTGAAGAAATTCGGTATGCGATTAATCATTTAGCTCAGTAATCTTTATTTAATTCTTTAACATAAGAAAAGTCAGTTAATACCGCTTTAAATGCCGTTGAAATCCCGAAAACAACTGTGCGGCTGAGGGTGGCAAACAGTTGATCAATAATAGACTGATTGATGGTTGGTCCGCGGTTACCTACGTAAATTCCGAGGCGGATTAAGGACGTTAGTAAAAACATTGATGCGATTAATACCGGTTATAAGTAGAAAATCAGTGTCGATTTCTTGGATTTTTAAATATTCAAGGATGTAATTAAGTGTAAATCCAGCACCGATTCCAAGCGCCTGATTGTCAAAACCCGACATTTTTAAAACTAATGAGACATTGACTCCTTTCTAGTTATCCTGAATTTCTGCCTTCCTCGACCGATTGACAATTAATGGCATAAGGTAAGATGTTTCAATAAATAAGTCTATCGGGTGGGGGGTCAGGGTTAAAGTGTAAATCATTTTTCTTTCCAGATGAATATTTTTCTTTTATTGACGACCCTTTCAGCAGCCATGATTTTGACAATCAGCTTGCTATTTTTCGTGCCCAGTTACCACTAGACTGGTTTTATATTTCTGTTTTTATGGTATAAATATTTTTTAAATATTAAATCGGATTTAATTTTAAAAATCAAATCTATCTTTTGAGTAAAAAAAGTGATCTTAGCGAGGATTTTGATTTTTCAATTAACGAAGAGCAACAGAGCTTATCTTATCGTTCCATGAAATCATGCACCAATTTACTCAGTATAATTTGAGCTTTTTGTTTTTCCTGTTGGCTTTAAGTTATGTGCTC of Xylocopilactobacillus apicola contains these proteins:
- a CDS encoding potassium channel family protein; the protein is MTENGKKQLSKLYTILMALLAIVSIVLVIMDYASLINIEISPYSYLDSGILIVFAIDYFARLLLSKNKWQFFKSNIFDLLAIIPFNSLFSVFRLTRLFRLARLTKALRFIRLVGLTGKLQESAKRFLKTNGLIYLIIICGIILIISSVLYSLAENVSLENAFWWAIATATTVGYGDISPQTPVGRFAAIMLMFVGIGLIGSITSAITTFFTQNKEDNNTEIILRKLDEIERENQQLHAEISKLNREK
- a CDS encoding Ltp family lipoprotein — its product is MQKNKRFDQNWKFWFVIVALLIVSINAVLSEPAPHPHATHLKPKKKKPTPINQEALKEAKIYSGVLYLSETQIYEKLTYEYGDNFSPETAQAVIKHLKIDFNTNALARAKDYSNKEHLSKNKIYDYLITDKFTAAQANYAVEHLKVDYNENALLIGKSYSETDHLSKNKIYKQLIDKLDGSFSVKNAKYAVKHLEVNYNENALFRAKSFLEEEPLSKKGIYDKLAGNFGEEFTAENAQYAVAHLEVDYNSNALAKAKTYREDSDISDGDLREQLDARGFTPEEIRYAINHLAQ
- a CDS encoding PstS family phosphate ABC transporter substrate-binding protein, producing the protein MKIKLNLWISTFIISPLVIGVVGLIVRMPTVGIVISLANSCYRYFYSKKHHDLRQQFIVQFIFLSVHMILYFLVITGNNFKYIQLPGWYWIVLLPYGFLGIFLIYNGAGAIPVLIFITFISSLLGIGFYWWKTQRRLPRLTPKIIAPILLVASLAIIPFFLNSKHNELFVGSDYHDTSKDEIDYHEPKGSLNDENYAASAELAQIPKSSNLQITSDYPQITGAAEFSPLAVGLIELGYEGIAPTKAQESWQVDTTDGAFKKLLKQKTDLVLMPKPTPAQEQAAKKAGLKLNKVPIAKEALVFLVNHNNTIMSLTPNQMRKIYQGKFMRWQQVCDEKGLIQAFQNDPASNSQIVMKELVMKGKSLRDPLQYQGTFGIQTYVKRANYDNNRKALGYATRIDATKINSDSETKILDVNEIAPTAENIKSNKYPFVIPIYAVTRSDGKENPQKIVQWLLSPAGQKMLNDTGYVGVK